The following proteins come from a genomic window of Micromonospora echinofusca:
- a CDS encoding sensor histidine kinase gives MLSPQRCALVRLWRVGLWLCGTVLVVVGTTKVRPDDGERAVDAPAHLAVAGACAAVAVSWRWPVQAAGAVTVTLLLYNGRHYPDGPVLLAGLVVLYGLGSVRSRRLAYGFAAGTAVVVVAAGALVDGGPGVVDLAFVGWAAAAVFAADAVRGVRERRLAQEERTRLRTQARQRDEERLLAEERLRIARDLHDTVAHAMATINVQAGMAGQVIDSRPDLAREALEVVRGVSGAVLDELNAMVRVLRAGDERSPLCPVPGLTDLAALARSTELAGTPVELRVTVPPGRVARPVALAAYRIVQESMTNVTRHAVGARARVTVTYDDADGLRVAVMDDGGGAGRPGGRVGLIGMRERAASTGGCLVVGPRPDGGFAVTAHWPAAAARAVEGADR, from the coding sequence ATGCTGTCGCCGCAACGGTGTGCCCTGGTCCGGCTCTGGCGGGTCGGACTGTGGCTGTGCGGAACCGTCTTGGTCGTCGTCGGCACGACGAAGGTCCGTCCGGACGACGGAGAGCGGGCGGTCGACGCCCCGGCCCACCTCGCGGTGGCCGGCGCCTGTGCGGCTGTCGCCGTGTCGTGGCGCTGGCCGGTCCAGGCGGCGGGCGCGGTGACGGTGACCCTGCTGCTGTACAACGGGCGGCACTATCCGGACGGGCCGGTGCTGTTGGCGGGCCTGGTGGTGCTGTACGGGCTCGGCTCGGTGCGGTCCAGGCGGCTGGCCTACGGGTTCGCGGCCGGCACCGCCGTCGTGGTGGTGGCGGCCGGCGCCCTGGTCGACGGCGGGCCGGGCGTGGTGGACCTGGCGTTCGTCGGGTGGGCGGCGGCGGCCGTGTTCGCCGCCGACGCCGTGCGCGGAGTTCGGGAGCGACGGCTCGCGCAGGAGGAGCGGACCCGGCTGCGGACGCAGGCCCGGCAGCGGGACGAGGAGCGCCTCCTGGCGGAGGAGCGGCTGCGGATCGCCCGGGACCTGCACGACACCGTGGCCCACGCGATGGCGACGATCAACGTGCAGGCCGGCATGGCCGGGCAGGTGATCGACAGCCGGCCGGACCTCGCCAGGGAGGCGCTCGAGGTGGTCCGTGGCGTCAGCGGCGCGGTCCTCGACGAGTTGAACGCCATGGTGCGGGTGCTGCGCGCCGGTGACGAGCGGTCGCCGTTGTGCCCGGTGCCGGGGCTGACGGACCTGGCCGCGCTGGCACGCTCCACCGAGCTGGCCGGCACGCCGGTCGAGCTGCGGGTCACCGTGCCACCCGGTCGGGTGGCACGACCGGTGGCGCTTGCCGCGTACCGCATCGTGCAGGAGTCGATGACGAACGTGACCCGCCACGCCGTAGGGGCGCGGGCCCGGGTGACCGTGACCTACGACGACGCGGACGGGCTGCGGGTCGCGGTCATGGACGACGGGGGCGGCGCCGGGCGACCCGGCGGGCGGGTCGGCCTGATCGGGATGCGTGAGCGGGCTGCCTCGACCGGCGGCTGCCTGGTGGTCGGCCCCCGGCCGGATGGCGGGTTCGCCGTCACGGCCCACTGGCCCGCCGCCGCGGCACGTGCCGTAGAGGGAGCGGACCGGTGA
- a CDS encoding branched-chain amino acid aminotransferase has protein sequence MSGGDKLDFEIRPNPAPVSVADRAALLANPGFGRVFTDHMVTIRYADGKGWYDARVEARAPIPMDPAAAVLHYAQEIFEGLKAYRTADGGVTMFRPEANAARFAASARRMAMPPLPEEAFVDSLRQLVQIDRDWIPEGEDGSLYLRPFMFASEVFLGVRPANEYLYVVIASPVGAYFSGGVKPVTVWVSPDYTRAAPGGTGAAKCGGNYAASLVAQAEAIEHGCDQVVFLDAVERRFVDELGGMNVFFVYDDGTVVTPPLTGTILPGITRESVLTLAANAGHRIEERPVSFADWQADAASGRLREVFACGTAAVVTPIGEVRFPDGEFLIGGGEPGRVTMALRQQLVDLQRGKADDPHGWVRRIL, from the coding sequence ATGAGCGGTGGTGACAAGCTCGACTTCGAGATCCGTCCGAATCCCGCGCCGGTATCCGTCGCCGACCGGGCCGCCCTGCTGGCCAACCCGGGCTTCGGCCGGGTCTTCACCGACCACATGGTCACCATCCGCTACGCCGACGGCAAGGGCTGGTACGACGCCCGGGTCGAGGCGCGGGCGCCGATCCCGATGGACCCGGCCGCCGCGGTGCTGCACTACGCGCAGGAGATCTTCGAAGGGCTGAAGGCCTACCGGACGGCCGACGGCGGGGTCACCATGTTCCGCCCGGAGGCCAACGCCGCCCGCTTCGCCGCGTCCGCCCGACGCATGGCGATGCCGCCGCTGCCCGAGGAGGCGTTCGTCGACTCGCTGCGCCAGCTCGTCCAGATCGACCGGGATTGGATCCCCGAGGGCGAGGACGGCAGCCTCTACCTGCGGCCGTTCATGTTCGCCAGCGAGGTGTTCCTCGGCGTCCGGCCGGCCAACGAATACCTCTACGTGGTGATCGCCTCGCCGGTCGGCGCGTACTTCTCGGGCGGGGTGAAGCCGGTGACGGTCTGGGTCTCCCCGGACTACACCCGGGCCGCCCCGGGCGGCACCGGCGCGGCGAAGTGCGGCGGCAACTACGCCGCCTCGCTGGTGGCGCAGGCCGAGGCGATCGAGCACGGCTGCGACCAGGTGGTCTTCCTGGACGCGGTGGAGCGCCGCTTCGTCGACGAGCTGGGCGGCATGAACGTGTTCTTCGTCTACGACGACGGCACGGTGGTCACCCCGCCGCTGACGGGCACGATCCTGCCCGGCATCACCCGGGAGTCGGTGCTCACCCTGGCGGCCAACGCCGGGCACCGCATCGAGGAGCGGCCGGTGAGCTTCGCCGACTGGCAGGCCGACGCCGCGAGCGGCCGGCTGCGCGAGGTGTTCGCCTGCGGCACCGCCGCGGTCGTCACCCCGATCGGCGAGGTGCGCTTCCCCGACGGCGAGTTCCTCATCGGCGGCGGTGAGCCCGGCCGGGTCACGATGGCCCTGCGCCAGCAGCTCGTCGACCTCCAGCGCGGCAAGGCCGACGACCCGCACGGCTGGGTGCGCCGCATCCTCTGA
- a CDS encoding 3-isopropylmalate dehydrogenase has product MARIAVVAGDGIGPEVVAQARKVIDAVLPGVDATEYDLGAARWHRTGEVLPDSVLTELAGHDAILLGAVGDPTVPPGVLERGLLLKLRFAFDQYVNLRPSRLWPGVPGPLASVKPGEVDLVVVREGTEGLYAGAGGALHRGTPAEVATEESLNTRHGVERVIRDAFARATRRERRKVTLVHKTNVLTHAGSLWARAFEAVAAEHPDVATEYQHVDAAAMFLVTQPQRYDVVVTDNLFGDILTDIAAAVTGGIGLAASGSINPEGAYPSMFEPVHGSAPDIAGRGVADPVAAVLSAALLLDQLGHADAAARVTAAVGVELAGRTPGAALRTEEVGDRLAGYATA; this is encoded by the coding sequence GTGGCACGGATCGCGGTGGTGGCCGGGGACGGGATCGGACCCGAGGTGGTCGCGCAGGCCCGCAAGGTCATCGACGCCGTGCTCCCGGGGGTGGACGCCACCGAGTACGACCTGGGCGCCGCCCGTTGGCACCGCACCGGCGAGGTGCTGCCCGACTCGGTGCTGACCGAGCTGGCCGGGCACGACGCGATCCTGCTCGGCGCCGTCGGCGACCCGACCGTCCCGCCGGGCGTGCTGGAGCGGGGGCTGCTGCTCAAGCTGCGCTTCGCCTTCGACCAGTACGTCAACCTGCGCCCGTCGCGGCTCTGGCCCGGCGTGCCCGGGCCGCTGGCGAGCGTCAAGCCCGGCGAGGTCGACCTGGTGGTGGTCCGCGAGGGCACCGAGGGCCTGTACGCGGGCGCCGGCGGCGCGCTGCACCGGGGCACCCCGGCGGAGGTCGCCACCGAGGAGAGCCTGAACACGCGGCACGGCGTGGAGCGGGTGATCCGCGACGCCTTCGCCCGCGCCACGCGCCGGGAGCGGCGCAAGGTCACCCTCGTGCACAAGACCAACGTGCTGACCCACGCCGGTTCGCTGTGGGCGCGGGCGTTCGAGGCCGTCGCCGCCGAGCACCCCGACGTGGCCACGGAGTACCAGCACGTCGACGCCGCCGCGATGTTCCTGGTCACCCAGCCGCAGCGTTACGACGTGGTGGTCACCGACAACCTGTTCGGCGACATCCTCACCGACATCGCCGCCGCCGTCACCGGCGGGATCGGGCTCGCCGCCAGCGGCAGCATCAACCCCGAGGGGGCGTACCCGTCGATGTTCGAGCCGGTACACGGCTCGGCGCCGGACATCGCCGGGCGCGGCGTGGCCGACCCGGTGGCGGCCGTACTCTCGGCGGCGCTGCTGCTCGACCAGCTCGGGCACGCCGACGCCGCCGCCCGGGTCACCGCCGCCGTGGGCGTGGAGCTGGCCGGCCGGACCCCGGGTGCGGCACTGCGCACCGAGGAGGTCGGCGACCGGCTGGCCGGGTACGCCACCGCCTGA
- a CDS encoding FAD:protein FMN transferase, which translates to MRIDQQPRTRWVDQSAFQPRRPDLRLGARSHRVDRPGTVGGDRIAVRHTVRTSTAEYTLLLNAPEWLGRRGIGEALRDAVAELRAIDLTYGPTRPESLVSRLRRGEISPDSYPPLADLVDRCAAMRAATDGWFDAWAVPGGFDPGGLLGGWAVERAAARLRAAGVHDYAVLTGADLVVRGHAAHGGPWRVAVHHPTDRQRAPLVLEMTAGAVGTSGVSGRQGHVVDPHTGEPADQLVAATVVGPDLAVADAYATALYAAGPAGLAWFRNGSDYRALFAHRR; encoded by the coding sequence ATGCGGATCGACCAGCAGCCACGGACCCGCTGGGTGGACCAGTCCGCCTTCCAGCCGCGCCGGCCCGACCTGCGGCTGGGCGCCCGCAGCCACCGCGTCGACCGGCCCGGCACCGTCGGCGGGGACCGGATCGCCGTCCGGCACACCGTACGCACCTCGACGGCCGAATACACGCTGCTGCTCAACGCCCCCGAGTGGCTGGGCCGGCGCGGCATCGGGGAGGCGCTGCGCGACGCGGTCGCGGAGCTGCGCGCCATCGACCTCACCTACGGCCCGACCCGGCCGGAGAGCCTGGTCTCCCGGCTACGCCGGGGCGAGATCAGCCCCGACTCGTACCCGCCGCTGGCCGACCTGGTGGACCGCTGCGCGGCGATGCGGGCCGCCACCGACGGCTGGTTCGACGCCTGGGCGGTGCCCGGCGGCTTCGACCCCGGAGGGCTGCTCGGCGGGTGGGCGGTGGAGCGGGCCGCCGCCCGGCTGCGCGCCGCCGGGGTGCACGACTACGCCGTGCTCACCGGCGCCGACCTGGTCGTACGCGGGCACGCGGCGCACGGCGGCCCGTGGCGGGTGGCGGTGCACCACCCGACGGACCGGCAACGGGCGCCGCTCGTGCTGGAGATGACGGCGGGCGCGGTCGGCACCTCGGGGGTGAGCGGCCGGCAGGGGCACGTGGTCGACCCGCACACGGGGGAGCCTGCCGACCAACTCGTCGCCGCGACGGTCGTCGGGCCGGACCTCGCCGTCGCCGACGCCTACGCCACCGCGCTCTACGCCGCCGGGCCGGCCGGGCTGGCCTGGTTCCGCAACGGGTCGGACTACCGCGCGCTCTTCGCCCACCGCCGCTGA
- the serA gene encoding phosphoglycerate dehydrogenase, with amino-acid sequence MTPVVLIAEELAPAAIEVLAHDFDVRHVDGTDRPALLSALSEADAVIVRSATQIDAEAIAAAPRLKVVARAGVGLDNVEVPAATARGVMVVNAPTSNIVSAAEQALALLLAVARNTASASAALKAGEWKRSKYTGVEIQGKTVGVVGLGRIGVLFAQRIAAFGTRLIAYDPYIQPARAAQLGVRLVGLEELLRESDFISIHLPKTPETVGLIGEKELAVVKPGVRIINAARGGLVDEQALADAIAEGRVAGAGVDVYAKEPCTSSPLFAFDNVVATPHLGASTGEAQDKAGLAVAKSVKLALQGEFVPDAVNVQAGGVVAEDVRPLLPLAEKLGRAFTAVAGGVAASVTVEVRGEIANHDVSVLKLAATKGLFSSVVEEQVTYVNAPHLAAERGVEVTLVAQTDTVEHPNLVTVRGALPDGRTVSVSGTVATAGARDVLKLTEVDGFDVEIGAEGILVFLRYADRPGVVGTVGTLLGEAGVNIAAMQVARREAGGETLMTLTVDQALGADLLTSAADSIGAVAASAADLRDE; translated from the coding sequence ATGACTCCTGTCGTACTGATCGCCGAAGAACTCGCCCCCGCCGCCATCGAGGTGCTCGCCCACGACTTCGACGTCCGCCACGTCGACGGCACCGACCGTCCGGCCCTGCTCTCGGCGCTCTCCGAGGCCGACGCCGTCATCGTGCGCAGCGCCACCCAGATCGACGCCGAGGCGATCGCCGCCGCGCCCCGGCTGAAGGTCGTCGCCCGGGCGGGCGTGGGTCTGGACAACGTCGAGGTGCCGGCCGCCACCGCGCGGGGCGTCATGGTCGTCAACGCCCCCACCTCGAACATCGTCTCCGCCGCCGAGCAGGCCCTCGCGCTGCTGCTCGCTGTGGCCCGCAACACCGCCAGCGCCAGCGCCGCGCTGAAGGCGGGGGAGTGGAAGCGGTCGAAGTACACCGGCGTCGAGATCCAGGGCAAGACCGTCGGCGTGGTCGGCCTCGGCCGCATCGGCGTGCTCTTCGCCCAGCGCATCGCCGCCTTCGGCACCCGGCTGATCGCGTACGACCCCTACATCCAGCCGGCTCGCGCGGCCCAGCTCGGCGTCCGCCTGGTGGGCCTGGAGGAGCTGCTGCGGGAGAGCGACTTCATCTCGATCCACCTGCCGAAGACCCCGGAGACCGTCGGCCTGATCGGTGAGAAGGAGCTGGCCGTCGTCAAGCCGGGCGTCCGGATCATCAACGCCGCCCGGGGCGGGCTGGTCGACGAGCAGGCCCTGGCCGACGCGATCGCCGAGGGCCGGGTCGCCGGCGCGGGCGTGGACGTCTACGCCAAGGAGCCCTGCACCTCCTCGCCGCTGTTCGCCTTCGACAACGTGGTCGCCACCCCGCACCTGGGCGCCTCCACCGGCGAGGCGCAGGACAAGGCCGGCCTGGCCGTGGCCAAGAGCGTGAAGCTGGCGTTGCAGGGCGAGTTCGTGCCGGACGCCGTGAACGTGCAGGCCGGCGGCGTCGTCGCCGAGGACGTGCGCCCGCTGCTGCCGCTGGCCGAGAAGCTCGGCCGCGCCTTCACCGCCGTCGCGGGCGGGGTCGCCGCCAGCGTCACCGTCGAGGTGCGCGGCGAGATCGCCAACCACGACGTGTCGGTGCTGAAGCTCGCCGCCACCAAGGGGCTGTTCAGCTCGGTGGTCGAGGAGCAGGTCACCTACGTCAACGCCCCGCACCTGGCCGCCGAGCGTGGCGTCGAGGTCACCCTGGTCGCCCAGACCGACACCGTCGAGCACCCCAACCTGGTCACCGTCCGCGGCGCGCTGCCCGACGGCCGTACGGTCAGCGTCTCCGGCACGGTGGCCACCGCCGGCGCCCGTGACGTGCTCAAGCTCACCGAGGTCGACGGCTTCGACGTGGAGATCGGCGCGGAGGGGATCCTGGTGTTCCTGCGCTACGCCGACCGCCCCGGCGTGGTCGGCACGGTCGGGACGCTGCTCGGCGAGGCCGGCGTCAACATCGCGGCGATGCAGGTGGCCCGCCGCGAGGCCGGCGGCGAGACCCTGATGACCCTCACCGTCGACCAGGCGCTCGGCGCGGACCTGCTCACCTCGGCGGCGGACTCGATCGGCGCGGTCGCGGCCAGCGCGGCGGACCTGCGCGACGAGTGA
- the ilvC gene encoding ketol-acid reductoisomerase, whose amino-acid sequence MSVEVYYDDDADLGLIQGRKVAVIGYGSQGHAHALSLRDSGVDVVVGLPEGSKSRAKAEEQGLRVLTPAEASAEADVIMILAPDTAQRRIYAESIAPNLAAGKALFFGHGFNIRYGLIKPPADVDVAMVAPKGPGHLVRRQYADGKGVPCLVAVEQDASGGALALALSYAKGIGGTRAGAIRTTFTEETETDLFGEQAVLCGGAAALVQTGFEVLTEAGYAPEVAYFECLHELKLIVDLMYEGGIAKMRYSISDTAEYGDLSRGPRVIDARVKEEMRKILSEVQSGEFAREWVAEDEAGRPNFSKWQAEGAAHPIEETGRKLRGMMSWVDRPITETA is encoded by the coding sequence ATGAGCGTTGAGGTGTACTACGACGACGATGCCGACCTGGGCCTCATCCAGGGCCGCAAGGTCGCGGTGATCGGGTACGGCAGCCAGGGCCACGCCCACGCGCTGTCGCTGCGCGACTCCGGAGTCGACGTGGTGGTCGGCCTGCCCGAGGGCTCCAAGAGCCGGGCCAAGGCCGAGGAGCAGGGCCTGCGGGTGCTCACGCCGGCCGAGGCGTCGGCCGAGGCCGACGTCATCATGATCCTCGCCCCGGACACCGCCCAGCGCCGCATCTACGCCGAGTCGATCGCGCCGAACCTGGCCGCGGGCAAGGCGCTCTTCTTCGGCCACGGCTTCAACATCCGCTACGGCCTGATCAAGCCGCCGGCGGACGTCGACGTCGCGATGGTCGCGCCGAAGGGCCCGGGTCACCTGGTCCGCCGCCAGTACGCCGACGGCAAGGGCGTGCCCTGCCTGGTCGCCGTCGAGCAGGACGCCAGCGGCGGCGCCCTCGCGCTGGCCCTGTCGTACGCCAAGGGCATCGGCGGCACGCGGGCCGGCGCGATCCGGACCACCTTCACCGAGGAGACCGAGACCGACCTCTTCGGCGAGCAGGCGGTGCTCTGCGGCGGCGCGGCGGCGCTCGTGCAGACCGGCTTCGAGGTGCTCACCGAGGCGGGCTACGCCCCCGAGGTGGCCTACTTCGAGTGCCTGCACGAGCTGAAGCTGATCGTCGACCTCATGTACGAGGGCGGCATCGCCAAGATGCGCTACAGCATCTCCGACACGGCCGAGTACGGCGACCTCTCCCGTGGGCCGCGCGTCATCGACGCCCGGGTCAAGGAGGAGATGCGCAAGATCCTCAGCGAGGTCCAGTCCGGCGAGTTCGCCCGGGAGTGGGTGGCCGAGGACGAGGCCGGCCGGCCCAACTTCAGCAAGTGGCAGGCCGAGGGCGCGGCGCACCCGATCGAGGAGACCGGCCGCAAGCTGCGCGGCATGATGAGCTGGGTCGACCGCCCGATCACCGAGACCGCCTGA
- the ilvN gene encoding acetolactate synthase small subunit, protein MTMHTLSVLVENKPGVLARVSGLFSRRGFNIDSLAVGETENPDVSRITIVVNAESSPLEQVTKQLNKLVNVLKIVELDPQVSVARELLLVKVRADRAARAQVLETVGLFRARVVDVAPDTLTIEATGTPDKLDALLRDLEPFGIKEMVQSGLVAIGRGSRSITAGPSLRAA, encoded by the coding sequence ATGACCATGCACACCCTGAGCGTCCTGGTGGAGAACAAGCCGGGCGTCCTGGCCCGGGTCTCCGGCCTGTTCTCCCGGCGGGGCTTCAACATCGACAGCCTCGCCGTCGGCGAGACCGAGAACCCGGACGTCTCGCGGATCACCATCGTGGTCAACGCCGAGTCGTCCCCGCTGGAGCAGGTCACCAAGCAGCTCAACAAGCTGGTCAACGTGCTCAAGATCGTCGAACTGGACCCGCAGGTCTCGGTCGCCCGCGAACTCCTCCTGGTCAAGGTGCGCGCCGACCGCGCGGCCCGCGCCCAGGTGCTGGAGACCGTCGGCCTGTTCCGGGCCCGGGTGGTCGACGTGGCCCCGGACACGCTGACCATCGAGGCGACCGGCACACCGGACAAGCTCGACGCGCTCCTGCGCGACCTCGAACCCTTCGGGATCAAGGAGATGGTCCAGTCCGGGCTGGTGGCGATCGGGCGCGGCTCGCGTTCCATCACCGCCGGGCCCTCGCTCCGGGCCGCCTGA
- a CDS encoding acetolactate synthase large subunit, producing MTRPTPETLAHSARRARTAAEPASDAEHAGAVRAAATPAVPGVRTPAPAQVSGAGSLVRSLEALGVDVVFGIPGGAILPAYDPLYDSTVRHILVRHEQGAGHAATGYAQATGRVGVCMATSGPGATNLVTPIADAYMDSVPIVAITGQVARPSIGTDAFQEADIQGITLPITKHNFLVQEAEEIPRVLAEAFHLAATGRPGPVLVDIPKDVLQAPTTFTWPPTLDLPGYRPTLHPHGKQIREAARLMASARRPVLYVGGGVLKAGATEGLRRLAELTGIPVVTTLMALGAFPDSHPQHLGMPGMHGTVAAVYGLQKADLIVALGARFDDRVTGKLDSFAPDAAVVHADIDPAEIGKNRHADVPIVGDARHVIDELIAAVDSEQAAGRRADLADWWTQLDDLRNRYPLGYEEPADGTLSPQHVIKRLGELVGPDAIYVAGVGQHQMWASQFISYEKPYTWLNSGGLGTMGYAVPAAMGAKVGKPDTVVWAVDGDGCFQMTNQELATCALEGIPVKIAVINNGNLGMVRQWQTLFYGERYSNTDLGTHKHRIPDFVKLAEALGCVGLRCENAEDVDRTIAAAMAIDDAPVVIDFVVGKDAMVWPMVAAGTSNDEIMFARGVRPAFDEDDI from the coding sequence ATGACGAGACCCACGCCAGAGACACTCGCCCACTCCGCCCGGCGGGCCCGCACGGCCGCCGAGCCCGCGAGCGACGCCGAGCACGCCGGCGCCGTCCGCGCCGCGGCCACCCCGGCCGTCCCGGGGGTACGCACACCCGCCCCGGCCCAGGTCAGCGGTGCCGGCTCGCTCGTGCGGTCGCTGGAGGCGCTCGGCGTCGACGTCGTCTTCGGCATCCCGGGCGGCGCCATCCTGCCGGCGTACGACCCGCTCTACGACTCCACCGTGCGGCACATCCTGGTCCGCCACGAGCAGGGCGCCGGGCACGCGGCGACGGGCTACGCCCAGGCGACCGGCCGGGTGGGGGTCTGCATGGCCACCTCCGGCCCCGGGGCGACGAACCTGGTCACCCCGATCGCCGACGCGTACATGGACTCGGTGCCGATCGTGGCGATCACCGGCCAGGTCGCGCGGCCCTCGATCGGCACGGACGCCTTCCAGGAGGCCGACATCCAGGGCATCACCCTGCCGATCACCAAGCACAACTTCCTGGTGCAGGAGGCCGAGGAGATCCCCCGGGTGCTGGCCGAGGCGTTCCACCTGGCGGCCACCGGCCGTCCCGGGCCGGTCCTGGTCGACATCCCCAAGGACGTCCTCCAGGCGCCCACCACCTTCACCTGGCCGCCGACGCTGGACCTGCCCGGCTACCGGCCCACCCTGCACCCGCACGGCAAGCAGATCCGCGAGGCGGCCCGGCTGATGGCCAGCGCCCGCCGCCCGGTGCTCTACGTCGGCGGCGGCGTGCTGAAGGCCGGTGCCACGGAGGGGCTGCGGCGGCTGGCCGAGCTGACCGGCATCCCGGTCGTCACGACGCTGATGGCGCTCGGCGCGTTCCCCGACTCGCACCCGCAGCACCTGGGCATGCCCGGCATGCACGGCACGGTCGCCGCGGTCTACGGCCTGCAGAAGGCCGACCTGATCGTGGCCCTGGGCGCCCGCTTCGACGACCGGGTCACCGGCAAGCTGGACTCGTTCGCCCCGGACGCGGCGGTGGTGCACGCCGACATCGACCCGGCCGAGATCGGCAAGAACCGGCACGCCGACGTGCCGATCGTCGGCGACGCCCGGCACGTGATCGACGAGCTGATCGCGGCGGTGGACAGCGAGCAGGCGGCCGGCCGGCGGGCCGACCTCGCCGACTGGTGGACCCAGCTCGACGACCTGCGCAACCGGTACCCGCTGGGCTACGAGGAGCCGGCCGACGGCACCCTCTCCCCGCAGCACGTCATCAAGCGGCTCGGCGAGCTGGTCGGCCCGGACGCGATCTACGTGGCGGGGGTCGGCCAGCACCAGATGTGGGCCTCGCAGTTCATCTCCTACGAGAAGCCGTACACCTGGCTGAACTCCGGCGGCCTCGGCACCATGGGCTACGCGGTGCCGGCGGCGATGGGCGCCAAGGTCGGCAAGCCCGACACGGTGGTGTGGGCGGTCGACGGCGACGGCTGCTTCCAGATGACCAACCAGGAGCTGGCCACCTGCGCACTGGAGGGCATCCCGGTCAAGATCGCCGTGATCAACAACGGCAACCTCGGCATGGTGCGGCAGTGGCAGACCCTGTTCTACGGGGAGCGCTACTCCAACACCGACCTCGGCACCCACAAGCACCGCATCCCCGACTTCGTGAAGCTGGCCGAGGCCCTGGGCTGCGTGGGGCTGCGCTGTGAGAACGCCGAGGACGTCGACAGGACCATCGCCGCCGCGATGGCGATCGACGACGCGCCGGTGGTCATCGACTTCGTCGTCGGCAAGGACGCCATGGTGTGGCCGATGGTCGCCGCCGGCACCAGCAACGACGAGATCATGTTCGCCCGGGGCGTCCGCCCGGCCTTCGACGAGGATGACATCTGA